Proteins from a single region of Amblyomma americanum isolate KBUSLIRL-KWMA chromosome 10, ASM5285725v1, whole genome shotgun sequence:
- the LOC144106917 gene encoding uncharacterized protein LOC144106917 — translation MPGCCVPLCSNHSRNGWRMFSFPRDPKRRLLWTVKIKRDKWQPANSSRICNAHFEDNCYENHRADGRKLLKSNAVPTIFSFRPMVHHQRKAPKERGTPALPTTSNSTVQEQGPGVFADCDEPGGTNLSEEVVYQPSDGQTEQNEGCDAHSSSSCCAQLRKQLEDVRKNHRQLQEVHKKANLTINSFRKKVRKLKSAVEHFKKRIKFLNKDQVRTLSRKSNKGSIWSPQTIKQGLQLKFSCGKSGYRTLRQLGYPLPAERTLSRRLHWLKFSPGILTDVVELLQAKAQGMEDVEKDCVLFIDEMEIARGFQLDRAEDIVYGGVTLPQKPDEPANHALVFMVGGLNQRWKQVIAYHFTGSHVDGRTLKDIVLQVVQLCADISLRVRVVTSDMGASNRAMWRELGFSSHRNSKTTCSIPHPSLNDMELFFNADAAHVLKNIKGQLITSHAFTLSEATASQCDLPSREVKLDHVHAVLEFDKERELKLAPKLSEAHVSSGHFTKMKVGLAVQFFREAPSAIRYLIKEKVLDIEAETTAWFLELVSRWYALMSSRHPSVALSLHDVAKHHRALETLNLALNTFQGMSMGSTSQWKPSQAGLLISTTVVLRLQDILLNSEGYSFLLTSRLLQDCLENLFSVVRLRKPVPDAYDMKCALKLVCISQFLHTPSTTSYSVDDSEYLVDLLSNGKRELAEAEVKEIDDSEVLFIEALTSTECSILFHIAGFLVKGILKAINNCEQCKATLLGSSDAENAYLTRLKEYLENGDNLHYPSPEVMKVLKSCEEHFKGITEWAESLLTMKSPVQAVIRYLRQMVPFNVETCQVHNEIIQKLLYSTYARTRLRIHLRQLEEKKVNGHASKTCAGVSLP, via the exons CTGGACGGTGAAGATAAAGCGGGACAAATGGCAGCCTGCAAACTCTTCGCGCATATGCAAT GCCCATTTCGAAGACAACTGCTACGAGAATCACCGCGCGGATGGAAGGAAGCTGCTAAAGTCAAACGCTGTTCCAACCATTTTTTCGTTCAGAC CTATGGTCCACCACCAAAGAAAGGCTCCTAAGGAGAGAGGCACACCCGCTCTACCAACTACATCAAACTCAACAGTGCAGGAACAAGGACCTGGCGTTTTTGCGGATTGCGATGAGCCTGGGGGAACGAACTTAAGTGAAGAGGTTGTCTATCAGCCTAGCGATGGACAAACAGAGCAAAATGAAGGCTGCGATGCACATTCATCCAGTAGTTGTTGCGCTCAACTGAGAAAACAACTGGAAGATGTGAGAAAGAACCACAGACAACTTCAAGAAGTGCATAAAAAAGCCAACTTGACTATTAACTCTTTTAGAAAGAAGGTGCGAAAGCTAAAAAGCGCCGTAGAGCACTTTAAAAAACGgataaaatttttaaataaagATCAAGTTCGTACACTTTCCCGAAAAAGCAACAAGGGAAgcatctggtcgccgcagactatTAAACAGGGGCTTCAACTGAAGTTTTCTTGTGGGAAGTCTGGTTACAGAACTCTCAGACAGCTCGGCTATCCACTTCCGGCAGAAAGAACTCTATCTCGTCGCCTCCACTGGCTCAAGTTCTCACCAGGAATTCTTACAGACGTTGTAGAACTTCTCCAAGCGAAGGCACAAGGCATGGAAGATGTAGAAAAAGACTGCGTCCTCTTTATCGATGAGATGGAGATTGCCAGAGGGTTTCAGCTTGACCGCGCTGAAGACATTGTGTATGGGGGAGTGACATTGCCACAAAAGCCAGATGAGCCTGCTAATCACGCTCTGGTGTTTATGGTTGGAGGTCTCAACCAGCGATGGAAGCAGGTGATAGCTTATCATTTCACTGGAAGCcatgtggatggccgcacgctcaAGGACATTGTTCTGCAAGTTGTCCAACTCTGCGCCGATATTTCCCTCAGAGTTCGGGTTGTAACGTCCGACATGGGCGCCTCAAATCGAGCGATGTGGCGTGAGCTGGGATTTTCTAGCCACCGAAATTCGAAGACAACCTGCTCAATACCACACCCTTCGCTCAATGATATGGAGTTGTTCTTCAACGCAGACGCTGCTCATGTTTTGAAGAATATTAAAGGTCAGTTAATAACATCTCATGCATTTACATTAAGTGAAGCAACAGCCAGCCAGTGCGATCTTCCCTCACGTGAAGTGAAACTGGATCATGTGCATGCTGTGCTGGAGTTTGACAAGGAAAGGGAGCTAAAGCTCGCACCGAAGCTCTCTGAAGCCCATGTCTCATCTGGACATTTTACGAAAATGAAAGTCGGACTTGCCGTGCAATTTTTCAGAGAAGCTCCCAGTGCAATCCGATACCTCATCAAGGAAAAAGTGCTGGACATAGAGGCAGAAACAACAGCTTGGTTTTTAGAGCTGGTATCAAGATGGTACGCATTAATGTCGTCGCGTCATCCATCTGTTGCCCTAAGTCTGCACGATGTGGCGAAGCATCATAGAGCTCTGGAAACTCTAAACCTGGCTCTAAACACCTTTCAAGGGATGAGCATGGGCAGCACGTCTCAGTGGAAGCCATCGCAGGCGGGCCTCCTGATCTCCACAACGGTCGTGCTTCGCCTGCAAGACATTCTTTTGAACTCGGAGGGCTACAGCTTCTTACTCACCAGCAGGCTGCTACAAGATTGCCTTGAGAATCTTTTCTCTGTGGTTCGTCTCAGGAAGCCTGTCCCAGACGCCTATGATATGAAATGCGCACTGAAACTTGTGTGCATAAGCCAATTTTTGCACACGCCGTCTACCACCAGCTACAGTGTTGACGATTCTGAGTACCTGGTTGACCTTCTGTCAAACGGGAAACGTGAACTCGCTGAAGCCGAGGTAAAGGAAATCGATGACTCGGAGGTTCTGTTCATTGAAGCGCTAACATCGACTGAATGCAGCATTCTGTTCCATATTGCCGGATTCCTCGTTAAAGGTATTCTGAAAGCCATAAATAATTGCGAGCAGTGCAAAGCTACTCTGCTCGGTTCTAGTGACGCTGAAAATGCATATCTCACAAGGCTGAAGGAGTACCTCGAAAATGGCGACAACCTGCATTACCCCAGTCCTGAAGTGATGAAAGTGCTGAAGTCGTGCGAGGAGCATTTTAAGGGCATCACAGAATGGGCGGAAAGCCTTCTAACTATGAAATCTCCAGTGCAGGCTGTGATAAGATACCTAAGACAAATGGTTCCGTTTAATGTTGAAACATGCCAGGTTCACAACGAAATCATTCAGAAGTTGTTATACTCGACCTACGCTCGAACGAGGCTGCGAATTCACCTGCgacaactggaagaaaaaaaagtcaatggACATGCAAGCAAAACGTGTGCTGGCGTCAGCTTGCCGTGA